The following are encoded in a window of Paenibacillaceae bacterium GAS479 genomic DNA:
- a CDS encoding putative aldouronate transport system permease protein — MSAAAVKHSKDRILLSVIGYTLLAILAFLCVVPFILILSSSFTDENTIRMEGYKFIPTVFSTEAYKLLFEYPEAMIRAYGVTLMVTIIGTIVGLFLTAMSAYVLCRKDFKWRNQFTFYFFFTTLFSGGLVPWYLLITNYLQWKDTLTVLIVPSLMSVFYMIVMRTFMAGIPEAITESAKIDGAGDFRIFLQLIIPLSKPALATIGLFTALRYWNDWYMALLFISKEELAPLQYYLYKMLGNMEGLRTAMLGSGAGVSIDIPGESLKMAMTVVACGPILFAYPFIQKYFVQGLTVGAVKG; from the coding sequence ATGAGCGCAGCAGCCGTAAAACACAGTAAAGACCGCATTCTATTGTCGGTCATCGGATACACCTTGCTAGCCATCCTGGCTTTCCTATGTGTGGTGCCGTTCATTCTCATTCTGTCGTCATCATTTACGGACGAGAACACCATCCGCATGGAAGGATACAAGTTCATTCCAACGGTATTCTCCACCGAAGCTTACAAGCTGCTGTTCGAGTATCCAGAGGCGATGATTCGTGCTTATGGCGTGACTCTGATGGTAACTATTATTGGAACGATCGTCGGCCTCTTCCTTACGGCAATGAGTGCCTACGTGCTTTGCCGTAAGGACTTTAAATGGCGGAACCAATTCACCTTCTACTTCTTCTTCACAACACTGTTCAGCGGCGGTCTGGTGCCATGGTACCTGCTGATCACGAACTACTTGCAGTGGAAGGATACGTTGACAGTGTTGATTGTGCCTTCGTTGATGAGCGTGTTCTACATGATCGTCATGAGAACATTCATGGCCGGTATTCCCGAGGCAATTACGGAATCGGCTAAAATCGACGGAGCAGGCGATTTCCGGATTTTCTTGCAGCTGATCATTCCGCTGTCCAAGCCAGCGCTCGCAACCATCGGGTTGTTCACCGCACTGAGGTATTGGAATGATTGGTATATGGCGCTGCTGTTCATCTCTAAGGAAGAACTTGCGCCGCTGCAGTACTATCTCTATAAGATGCTTGGCAACATGGAAGGACTCCGCACGGCGATGCTCGGCTCAGGGGCTGGCGTTTCGATCGACATTCCCGGTGAAAGCCTTAAGATGGCCATGACGGTCGTTGCTTGCGGCCCGATCTTGTTCGCTTACCCGTTCATTCAAAAATACTTCGTACAAGGCTTGACGGTTGGCGCAGTTAAAGGATGA
- a CDS encoding carbohydrate ABC transporter membrane protein 1, CUT1 family: MSERRHRFWHDVVKYRTLLLMLAPAVLLFFLFSYIPMSGIVIAFKRFDYVGGVFGSPWVGFDNFKFFFQSGDAWRVTRNTVLYNVGFIILGNLLPMITAILLFEVGGKWFRKLTQSMLFLPYFISWVVVGSIAYNFFSYDVGTINGLLKWIGLDPIDIYNTPAYWPVILLLVHTWKTLGYGTVMYLAAITSIDKEMYEAAEMDGANVFQRILHVTVPNLYPTLIILVLLAIGNIFQGDFGMFYNMIGNNGLLFSSTDVIDTFVFRLLIGSNEIGMSAAAGVYQSVLGFVTILLANYAVRKYDKERALF, encoded by the coding sequence ATGAGTGAAAGACGACACCGGTTTTGGCATGACGTGGTTAAATACAGAACCCTGCTGCTAATGCTGGCGCCCGCCGTACTGTTGTTCTTCTTGTTCAGTTACATCCCGATGAGCGGAATTGTAATCGCGTTCAAGAGATTCGATTATGTTGGCGGTGTGTTTGGCAGCCCTTGGGTTGGATTTGATAACTTTAAGTTTTTCTTTCAGTCGGGTGACGCCTGGCGTGTAACCCGCAATACAGTTTTGTACAATGTGGGCTTCATCATACTCGGCAATCTGCTTCCTATGATAACGGCGATTCTGCTGTTCGAAGTAGGAGGCAAATGGTTCCGCAAGTTAACCCAATCGATGCTCTTCCTACCTTACTTCATTTCCTGGGTCGTTGTTGGTTCAATCGCTTACAACTTCTTCAGCTACGATGTAGGTACGATCAACGGTTTGCTGAAGTGGATCGGCTTGGATCCTATTGACATTTACAATACACCTGCTTATTGGCCGGTCATACTGCTTCTAGTGCACACCTGGAAAACACTCGGGTATGGAACAGTTATGTATTTAGCCGCAATTACGAGCATCGATAAAGAGATGTATGAGGCGGCCGAGATGGATGGAGCCAATGTGTTCCAGCGGATTCTCCATGTAACCGTTCCGAATTTGTACCCAACGTTAATCATTCTGGTGCTTTTGGCCATCGGTAACATTTTCCAAGGGGACTTCGGCATGTTCTACAACATGATCGGCAACAATGGTCTGCTGTTCTCCTCAACGGACGTAATTGACACCTTCGTATTCAGACTACTTATCGGCTCCAACGAAATCGGTATGTCAGCAGCAGCAGGCGTTTATCAATCGGTTCTCGGTTTTGTGACGATTTTGCTGGCAAACTACGCAGTACGCAAATATGACAAAGAACGCGCACTATTCTAA